The genome window CTGGTGCGGCGTCGCTCGCGCCCGGCGCGCAGATCACCTGCACGGCGACGTACACGGTGACACAGGCCGATCTGAACGCCGGCACGATCCGAAACATGGCAACGGCGGGTGGCAACACCCCCGGCGGTGACCCGTTCACTTCCGACCCGTCCGTCGTGACCGTGGAGACTCCGGGAACGCCTCTCGCCGTCACCGGCGGTGAAGTCGCCACCTGGGTCGCAGTCACCGGACTGGCACTCCTGGTCGGCGGTGGGGTCATGCTCCTGATCCGTCGGCGACGCACTGCAGATTCAGTCGGTCAACTGGCTGACTGATGGCATCAGCACTGTGCGGTGCGCGCATATCGCGCGCACCGCACAGTGCTGTCTCGAGCGCACTTTCAGGCGCGACGGGAGGAGCCACCGAGACGACGAGATCTCGCCGGTCGAGTTCGTGCCGGAGCTGCCCCAGACGGTCTCGGGCACGATCCGCCGGGTCGAATTGCGCGCCAGAGCGGCCGAGCGCACGACCTCGGGCGACGAGGCCGCGCAGCACCGCGACCGCGACTGCCGCTGAGGTCGCGCCGCTCTGCCGGCGAGCTCAGCCTGCGAGTGCGGGCTGCGAGCCGGTGCTCGGCGCCGTCGTCGTTCGCGGAGCCTGCTGGGTATCCGGCGCATCGGCAAGAGCCTGTGCCCGTGCGGTCCGCGCTGCCTGACGCCCCGGTTCCCCGGCACTCACGATCGCGCGAACCACGGCGCCGATCACGAGCATCGCGACGAGCGCGACACCGGACACCAGCAACGGAGTCCACTGACTCGCGAAGGACGCCGTGAGGCTGAGCATCGCACTCGGGATCCACAGGCCCACCGCTCCGCCGGCGAGCCCTCCCGCAGCGCGCATGATCGCGACTCCGGCGACGATCGCGCACAGAGCCGCGATCACGGCTCCCACCACTCCGATCGGCACCAGTATCGATGCCAATTCGTCTGCCACTCTTGATGACGTCATCACGACCCCCCGGTCAAACGGAATCTCCGCACTACCAACACTACGAAGTGTCGGCATACCGGGCATCCATCTCAAGGATGATGTTCCGCAACCGTGACGCCTGGTTCAGCGGGGCTTCAGCGGCGCTTCAACCTCGCGAAACGCGACGCCTTGATCACCCGCACCGGCTGGGTGACGAGCGCATCGACGACCATAGAGCCGTCGGTCGGTCCGATGATCGCCATGGTCGATGTCTCGGTCGACTCGACGGGGTCCACCGGCATGCGGCCGAGGTCGCGGTGGGCGCGCACGTACGCGGGGACCAGCAGGGCGATCGCGCCGAGCCAGGCCAGCGGGTTGCTGAGCGCCACGCCCTCGAAGCCGATCATCGCGCCGAGCACGAGAGCCGCGCCCACGCGCATCACGAGTTCGACCACCCCGGTGACCGTGGGGATGAGCGTGTGGCCGAGTCCCTGCAGCGCGCCGCGCAGCACGAACAGCACGCCGAGCGCCCAGTATCCGCATCCGTTGATGATCAGCATGAGGTGCGCGAGCCTGACGACCTCGTCCGACCCCTCGCCGACGAACAGCCGCACCATGGGCGTCCCGAACGCGATGATCAGCGCTCCGAGTGCCACACCGGCGGCGATCGCCATCCAGGTGCCCTCGATCACTCCGCGGCGGATGCGGTCGGGGCGACGTCCGCCGAGGTTCTGCGCCGCGTACATCGACGACGCGAGCCCCAGCGACGAGAGGAAGGCCACGGCGAGACCGTCGACCCGCGACGCCGTCGTGTAGGCGGCGACCGCCTCGGAGCCGAGAGTGTTGAGTGCGACCTGCACCACGAGCGTCCCGATCGCGATGATCGATGCCTGGAAGCCCATCGGGAGTCCGAGGCGCAGGTGCTCCCGGAAGTCCTCGCGAGTGACCTGCCAGTCGGCACGGCGCAGGTGCAGCATCGGCAGGCGGCGACGCACGAACTCGAGGCAGAGCGCGACCGAGACGGCCTGGGCGACGACCGTCGCGAGAGCCGCTCCGCCCACTCCCCACTCGAGCGGGCCGACCATCAGGATGACGAGACCGACGTTGAGCGCGCACGACACCGTGAGGAAGATCAGGGGCGTGCGCGAGTCGCCGATGGCCCGGATGATCGCCGAGAGGTAGTTGAAGAACATCGTCGCGCTCGCGCCGATGAAGCTGATCTGCGTGAAGACCGTCGCCTCGGGCATGAGCTCCGCCGGCGTCTGCAGCAGAGCGAGCACGGGTGCGGCGATCAGCGGCGCGACGATCGTCAGCACGACGCTCGTGATGCCGGTCAGGATCACACCGGTCGCGACCGAACGACGCACGGCCGCGCCGTCGCCCGCGCCGAACGCCTGGGCGATCGGGATCGCGAAGCCGCTGGTCAGGCCCCAGGCGAAGCCGATCAGCAGGAAGAGCAGGCTGCCGGTGGCACCGACGGCCGCGAGGGATTCGACGCCGAGATGGCGGCCGACGACGACGGCGTCGGCGAACTGGTACATCTGCTGCACGATGTTGCCGAGCAGGAGGGGGATCGAGAACGAGAGGATGACACGCCACGGGCGGCCCGTGGTGAGAGAGGTGGCCATGAAGGAAGCGGCTCGCAGGACTGGGGGATGATCGGGGGTCGAACCAGGATATCGAATCGATTCGGTTCCGCGATAGAGCCGAATGCGACTCGTGTGACACGGGCATGTTGACTTCGAAACTCGAACGTAGAACGCGCGTGGTATCCATGGGTTGACGTCAACAGCAGCCAGGAACACGAGTCCTTCCGGAAATCACGAATTCATCACAAACTCTTGACTTCGAGACTCGAACTCAAGGAAGGTATCTCCGGAGCGAGTCCCGAAAGCCTGGGATTCCGACTCGGGGCGATGACGCCCGCGACCCATGCACAGCGAAGGAGCTCGTGATGAAGAAGAAGTATGCACTGGCCGCACTCGGCTTGGTCGGGGCACTCGCCCTGGCTGGCTGTGGCGGTGGTGGAGCAGGCTCGACCGGCGGATCGTCAGGATCCGAAGGCGCCGACAAGGGAGACATGCTCATCGGCGTCTCGATGCCGACCGAGACGTCGGAACGCTGGATCGCCGACGGCGATGCCGTGCAGGCGGGGCTGGAGGATGCCGGCTACCAGGTCGAGCTGCAGTATGCAGGAGACGACATCCCGACCCAGGGACAGCAGATCGACCAGATGATCACCAAGGGCGCCGACCTGCTGATCATCGCCGCGATCGACGGGACCGCGCTGTCGTCGCAGCTGGATGCCGCAGCGGCCGCCAACATCCCCGTGATCTCCTACGATCGCCTGATCCGCGACAGCGAGCATGTCGACTTCTACGTGACGTTCGACAACTACAAGGTCGGCGTCCAGCAGGCGACCTCGCTGCTCGTGGGCCTCGGCGTTCTCGACGCCGACGGCAAGGAGACCGGTGAGAAGGGCCCGTTCAACATCGAGCTCTTCGCCGGGTCTCTCGACGACAACAACGCGCACTTCTTCTGGCAGGGCGCGATGGACACGCTGCAGCCGTTCATCGACGACGGCGTGCTCGCCGTGCCCTCCGGACAGGTGGAGATCGAACAGGCCGCGACACTGCGCTGGCAGCAGGAGACCGCGCAGAAGCGCATGGAGGACCTGCTGACGTCGACGTACGGAAACGGAACGACGCTGGATGGAGTGCTGTCGCCGTATGACGGCCTCTCTCGCGGCATCATCACCGCGCTGCAGGGCACCGGTGGATTCGGCGCGACGATCGCCGACGGCCTGCCGGTCGTCACCGGACAGGATGCCGAGATCGCATCCGTCTCGCTCATCGACAAGGGCGTGCAGTTCTCGTCGATCTTCAAGGACACGCGCAAGCTCGCCGAGCAGTCGGTCGTCGCCGCTGAGGCGATGCTCGAGGGCGACGAGCCGGAGGCGAACGACACGGAGACCTACGACAACGGCGTGAAGGTCGTGCCCTCCTTCCTGCTGCAGTCCGACATCGTCTACAAGGACAACATCACGTCCCTGCTGGTCGACTCGGGCTACTGGACGCAGGCCGAGGTCGACTCGGGCGTCTCCGAATAATCTCCCTCGGGGCGTGCTGCCGAACCGGCGGCACGCCCCGAATCCTCACGAAAGGAGATCGGGTCATGACGACACCGATTCTGCAGATGCGGGAGATCGAGAAGAGCTTTCCCGGTGTGAAGGCGCTTCAGGGCGTCAGCCTCGACGTGAACCGCGGCGAGATCCTCGCGATCTGCGGCGAGAACGGTGCGGGCAAGTCCACCCTGATGAAGGTGCTCTCCGGTGTGTATCCGCACGGCACCTACGACGGCGAGATCGTCTACGAAGGCGAGGTGGCGGCCTTCGGCGCGATCAACGACTCCGAGCAGAAGGGAATCGTGATCATCCATCAGGAGCTCGCGCTGATCCCCCATCTCAGCGTCGCCGAGAACATCTTCCTCGGCAATGAGCGCCGGGCGAAGAACGGTCTCATCGACTGGGACCGCGCGAACGCCGAGGCATCCGCTCTGCTCGCGCAGGTGGGCCTGGATGAGAATCCGACGACTCCCGTCGCGCAACTCGGCGTCGGCAAACAGCAGCTCGTCGAGATCGCCAAGGCGCTGTCGAAGAACGTGCGCCTGCTGATCCTCGACGAGCCGACGGCGGCACTGAACGACACGGACTCCGCACACCTGCTCGATCTGCTGCGCCGCCTGCGCGACGACGGCATGACGTCGATCATCATCTCGCACAAGCTCAATGAGATCTCCGAGATCGCCGATCGAACCACCATCATCCGTGACGGTCGGTCGATCGAGACGCTCGACATGAAGGATCCCGCCTCGACGCAGGAGCGGATCATCCGCGGCATGGTCGGCCGCGACCTCGCCCACCGCTACCCCGAGCGCACGCCGAACCTCGGCGAAGAGGTGCTGCGCATCGAGAACTGGTCGGTGAGCCATCCCACACAGCCAGGCAGGATCATGGTCGACGACGCCTCTCTGAACGTCAGGGCGGGTGAGGTCGTCGGCATCGCAGGCCTGATGGGCGCCGGACGCACGGAGCTCGCGATGAGCGTGTTCGGCCGCACCTACGGCCGCCACGCGCGCGGCAAGGTCTTCGTGCGCGGCAAAGAGGTCAACACGTCGACCACGAGCGCGGCGATCCGGGCCGGCATCGCGTACGCGACGGAGGATCGCAAGCGATTCGGCCTCAACCTCATCGATGACATCCGCCACAACATCACGATGGCCTCGTTGAGACTGATCAGCCCCGGCGGCTGGATCGACGCGAACCGCGAGCTGCAGGTCGCCGAGCAGTACCGCGCCGAACTCAACATCAAGACCCCCAGCGTTCTGCAGCTCGTCGGCAACCTCTCCGGAGGGAATCAGCAGAAGGTCGTGCTGAGCAAATGGATCCAGACCGCACCCGACGTCCTGATCCTGGACGAACCGACCCGCGGAATCGACGTGGGCGCCAAGTACGAGATCTATACGATCATCAACCGCCTGGCTGCAGAGGGGAAGGCCGTGCTCGTGATCTCCTCGGAGCTCCCCGAGCTCCTCGGCATCTGCGACCGCATCTACACCCTGGCCTTCGGGAGGATCACCGGTGAACTCCCCGCCGCACAGGCCACCCAGGAGAACCTCATGCACCTCATGACCCTTGAAAGGACGGCCACGCGATGACCGGCGTCAGCAACCTCTTCAGCCTCGCGACGCGGAACCTCCGCCAGAGCGGCATCCTGGTCGCCTTCATCGCGATCGTCGCGTTCTTCGCGATCTTGAACCCGACGTTCCTGTCGCCGGGCAACCTCACGAACATCGTGCTGCAGTACTCGTACATCCTGATCCTCGCGATCGGCATGGTGATCGTGATCATCGCCGGGCACATCGACCTGTCGGTTGGCTCGGTGGTCGCGCTCACCGGCGCCACGGCCGCAGTGATCGTGATCCGCGGACAGCAGCCGTGGTGGGTGGGTGTGCTCGCCGCCATCGCCGTGGGGCTTCTCGTCGGCGCCTGGCAGGGATTCTGGGTCGCGTACGTCGGGATCCCGGCGTTCATCGTGACCTTGGCCGGCATGCTCCTGTTCCGCGGTCTCACCTTCATCGTGCTCAGCAACGTCTCGCTGTCGCCCTTCGGCGGCACCTACTACTCGATCGCGAACGGGTTCATAAACGGGCTGTTCGGCGGCTACGGGGTCGACGTGTTCACGCTGGCGATCTTCGCGATCGGCGTCGTCGGCTACGCGGTCTGGCAGGTGCGAGGCCGACGCTCGAAACTCGCCCACCAGCAGTCGGTGGAGGCTTTGGGCTGGTTCGTGGCCAAGATCGCCATCATCGCCATCGTCGTGATGTGGTTCGGATACCAGCTCTCCATCAGTCGCGGCCTGCCGTTCGTGCTGATCATCCTGGCGGTGCTGATCATCGCGTACTCGGTGATCACCCAGAAGAGCGTCTTCGGCCGTCACGTGTACGCGATCGGCGGCAACCTGCATGCAGCCCTCCTCAGCGGAGTCAACGTCCGCAGGGTCAACTTCTGGATCTTCGTGAACATGGGACTGCTCGCCGGCATCGCCGGCGTGGTCTTCTCCTCGCGCACGAACGGCGCGCAACCGGGCGCCGGCAACATGTTCGAGCTCGATGCGATCGCAGCCTGCTTCATCGGCGGCGCAGCTGTGACCGGCGGCATCGGCCGGGTCGGCGGCGCGATCGTCGGCGGACTGATCATGGCCGTCATGAGCAATGGCATGCAGTTGATGGGGCTCGACCAGGCCACCCAGCAGGTCGTCAAGGGTCTCGTCCTGCTGATCGCGGTCGCCTTCGACGTGTGGAACAAGCGTCGTGCCGGAGCCAGCCGTTGACCGCGATGACAGCGACGACGCGCGATAAGCTCCCGCTATGAGCAGATGGCCCGCGGGATCCCAGTCGGGGTTGCGCGAGGCCAACACGGCGAAGATCGTCGACGCGGTCAAACGCTTCGGCGGGCTCACCCAGGTCGAGCTCGCCGAAGCGACCAACCTCTCGACGGCGACCGTCTCTGCGATCGTCAAGGAGCTCGGCCTCTCCGGTCTCATCGAGACGCACCCGACCTCGCGCAGCGGCCGCCGAGCCCAGCTCGTCACGATCGCACGCAGAGCCGGACTCGTCGCGGCCGTGCAGATCGGCAGCCGCAGCATGAGGGTCCGCCTGTCGGATGTGGGCCAGGATGTGCTCGCCGATCGGTCGATGCCGTTGCCCGTGGACCATGCGGAGGACACCGTCCTCGACCGCATCACCCTCCTGATCATCGACATGCTCGGGATGATCGCCGCAGACGCCGATGACCTGATCGGCGTCTGCATCGCCGTGCCTGCGCCGATCGACCCCGCAACGGGCCTGATCGCCTACCGCGGAGTGATGCGGCGATGGGAGGATCAACCGGTGGCCGAGGTCGTCCAGCAGCGCATCGGGTGCTCTGTCCTCGTCGAGAAGGATGCCAACCTCGCGGCCCTCGCGGAGGCCACACTGGGCACGGCGCGCGACGTGCAGGACAGCATCTTCGTGCACGCCTCCTATTCGGCGAGCGCCGGAATCGTGTTGAACTCGCAGATCTACCGCGGGCGCTCCGGCACCGCGGGCGAGATCGGTCATGTACAGGTGGACCCCGCCGGCTCGATATGCGCGTGCGGTCAGCGGGGCTGCCTGGAGACGGTCGTCGGCGCCGAGGCCATCACAGCGCCGCTGCGTGCGACGTTCGGCCAGGTGACCTTCAAGGACGTCATCGCCCGAGCTGCCGGTGGTGACCCCGGAAGCGCCAGGGTCGTCGCCGACGC of Microbacterium sp. LWH13-1.2 contains these proteins:
- a CDS encoding MATE family efflux transporter translates to MATSLTTGRPWRVILSFSIPLLLGNIVQQMYQFADAVVVGRHLGVESLAAVGATGSLLFLLIGFAWGLTSGFAIPIAQAFGAGDGAAVRRSVATGVILTGITSVVLTIVAPLIAAPVLALLQTPAELMPEATVFTQISFIGASATMFFNYLSAIIRAIGDSRTPLIFLTVSCALNVGLVILMVGPLEWGVGGAALATVVAQAVSVALCLEFVRRRLPMLHLRRADWQVTREDFREHLRLGLPMGFQASIIAIGTLVVQVALNTLGSEAVAAYTTASRVDGLAVAFLSSLGLASSMYAAQNLGGRRPDRIRRGVIEGTWMAIAAGVALGALIIAFGTPMVRLFVGEGSDEVVRLAHLMLIINGCGYWALGVLFVLRGALQGLGHTLIPTVTGVVELVMRVGAALVLGAMIGFEGVALSNPLAWLGAIALLVPAYVRAHRDLGRMPVDPVESTETSTMAIIGPTDGSMVVDALVTQPVRVIKASRFARLKRR
- the chvE gene encoding multiple monosaccharide ABC transporter substrate-binding protein, producing the protein MKKKYALAALGLVGALALAGCGGGGAGSTGGSSGSEGADKGDMLIGVSMPTETSERWIADGDAVQAGLEDAGYQVELQYAGDDIPTQGQQIDQMITKGADLLIIAAIDGTALSSQLDAAAAANIPVISYDRLIRDSEHVDFYVTFDNYKVGVQQATSLLVGLGVLDADGKETGEKGPFNIELFAGSLDDNNAHFFWQGAMDTLQPFIDDGVLAVPSGQVEIEQAATLRWQQETAQKRMEDLLTSTYGNGTTLDGVLSPYDGLSRGIITALQGTGGFGATIADGLPVVTGQDAEIASVSLIDKGVQFSSIFKDTRKLAEQSVVAAEAMLEGDEPEANDTETYDNGVKVVPSFLLQSDIVYKDNITSLLVDSGYWTQAEVDSGVSE
- the mmsA gene encoding multiple monosaccharide ABC transporter ATP-binding protein, which encodes MTTPILQMREIEKSFPGVKALQGVSLDVNRGEILAICGENGAGKSTLMKVLSGVYPHGTYDGEIVYEGEVAAFGAINDSEQKGIVIIHQELALIPHLSVAENIFLGNERRAKNGLIDWDRANAEASALLAQVGLDENPTTPVAQLGVGKQQLVEIAKALSKNVRLLILDEPTAALNDTDSAHLLDLLRRLRDDGMTSIIISHKLNEISEIADRTTIIRDGRSIETLDMKDPASTQERIIRGMVGRDLAHRYPERTPNLGEEVLRIENWSVSHPTQPGRIMVDDASLNVRAGEVVGIAGLMGAGRTELAMSVFGRTYGRHARGKVFVRGKEVNTSTTSAAIRAGIAYATEDRKRFGLNLIDDIRHNITMASLRLISPGGWIDANRELQVAEQYRAELNIKTPSVLQLVGNLSGGNQQKVVLSKWIQTAPDVLILDEPTRGIDVGAKYEIYTIINRLAAEGKAVLVISSELPELLGICDRIYTLAFGRITGELPAAQATQENLMHLMTLERTATR
- the mmsB gene encoding multiple monosaccharide ABC transporter permease; this encodes MTGVSNLFSLATRNLRQSGILVAFIAIVAFFAILNPTFLSPGNLTNIVLQYSYILILAIGMVIVIIAGHIDLSVGSVVALTGATAAVIVIRGQQPWWVGVLAAIAVGLLVGAWQGFWVAYVGIPAFIVTLAGMLLFRGLTFIVLSNVSLSPFGGTYYSIANGFINGLFGGYGVDVFTLAIFAIGVVGYAVWQVRGRRSKLAHQQSVEALGWFVAKIAIIAIVVMWFGYQLSISRGLPFVLIILAVLIIAYSVITQKSVFGRHVYAIGGNLHAALLSGVNVRRVNFWIFVNMGLLAGIAGVVFSSRTNGAQPGAGNMFELDAIAACFIGGAAVTGGIGRVGGAIVGGLIMAVMSNGMQLMGLDQATQQVVKGLVLLIAVAFDVWNKRRAGASR
- a CDS encoding ROK family transcriptional regulator; its protein translation is MSRWPAGSQSGLREANTAKIVDAVKRFGGLTQVELAEATNLSTATVSAIVKELGLSGLIETHPTSRSGRRAQLVTIARRAGLVAAVQIGSRSMRVRLSDVGQDVLADRSMPLPVDHAEDTVLDRITLLIIDMLGMIAADADDLIGVCIAVPAPIDPATGLIAYRGVMRRWEDQPVAEVVQQRIGCSVLVEKDANLAALAEATLGTARDVQDSIFVHASYSASAGIVLNSQIYRGRSGTAGEIGHVQVDPAGSICACGQRGCLETVVGAEAITAPLRATFGQVTFKDVIARAAGGDPGSARVVADAATALGRVVAATQQALAAEVITVGGELTEAGPIFLLPFAAAVRDNAPDPRMPRRDPVPSSFGRDAVLVGATIHILQSTDPSQLLEDRS